Proteins encoded in a region of the Variovorax sp. PAMC 28711 genome:
- a CDS encoding ArsR/SmtB family transcription factor has translation MKAASPPALDPETLRLAADKAVGALKLLANVERMLLLCQLSQGEMCVSELEVQLGIRQPTLSQQLGVLRNEGVVNTRREGKNIFYSVVDPDLLEILAVLYRLYCPKEK, from the coding sequence ATGAAAGCAGCCTCGCCTCCGGCGCTCGACCCCGAAACACTTCGTCTTGCAGCCGACAAGGCGGTCGGCGCGCTCAAGCTGCTCGCCAACGTGGAACGCATGTTGTTGCTGTGCCAGCTTTCGCAAGGCGAGATGTGCGTGAGCGAACTCGAGGTGCAGCTCGGCATCCGGCAGCCGACCCTCTCCCAGCAACTGGGCGTGCTGCGCAACGAAGGCGTGGTCAACACCCGCCGCGAAGGCAAGAACATCTTCTACAGCGTGGTCGATCCCGACCTGCTCGAGATCCTCGCGGTGCTCTACCGTCTCTACTGTCCCAAGGAAAAATGA
- a CDS encoding MBL fold metallo-hydrolase, translating to MNHRAITQAFFDPGTWTVTYLVWDPATLRAAVIDPVLDYDFKSGHTASASSDKVIACVERHALQVDWILETHAHADHLSGARYLQERLGGKIAIGENIRVVQATFKKLYNLERSFLPDGSQFDHLFKDGETFMIGSIEARALLVPGHTPADMAYLIEDAVFVGDTLFMPDVGSARADFPGGDAHQLYGSMRRLLALPPETRMYVCHDYPPASRAAHWESTVAEQRAHNVHAHDGIGEDEFVAMRQARDATLDVPTLILPSIQVNVRAGHLPPTDENGVSYLRIPLNALPVHGAVPAPTRTPQ from the coding sequence ATGAACCACCGCGCCATCACCCAGGCCTTCTTCGACCCCGGGACCTGGACCGTCACCTACCTCGTGTGGGACCCTGCGACCCTGCGCGCCGCCGTCATCGACCCCGTGCTCGACTACGACTTCAAGTCGGGCCACACCGCGAGCGCGTCGTCGGACAAGGTCATCGCCTGCGTGGAGCGCCACGCGCTGCAGGTCGACTGGATCCTCGAGACCCACGCCCACGCGGATCACCTCTCGGGCGCGCGCTACCTGCAGGAGCGCCTCGGCGGCAAGATCGCCATCGGCGAGAACATCCGTGTCGTGCAGGCCACCTTCAAGAAGCTCTACAACCTGGAGCGCAGCTTCCTGCCCGATGGCAGCCAGTTCGATCACCTGTTCAAGGACGGCGAGACCTTCATGATCGGCAGCATCGAGGCCCGCGCCTTGCTGGTGCCCGGCCACACACCGGCCGACATGGCCTACCTCATCGAGGACGCCGTGTTCGTCGGCGACACCCTCTTCATGCCGGACGTCGGCAGTGCACGCGCCGACTTCCCCGGCGGCGATGCCCATCAGCTGTACGGCTCGATGCGGCGGCTGCTCGCCCTGCCGCCCGAGACCCGCATGTACGTGTGCCACGACTATCCGCCGGCCTCGCGTGCGGCGCACTGGGAAAGCACCGTCGCCGAGCAGCGCGCACACAACGTCCATGCACACGACGGCATCGGCGAAGACGAATTCGTGGCGATGCGGCAGGCACGCGACGCCACGCTCGATGTGCCCACGCTGATCCTGCCGTCCATCCAGGTCAACGTGCGCGCCGGTCACCTCCCGCCGACCGACGAGAACGGGGTCTCCTACCTGCGCATTCCGCTGAATGCATTGCCGGTTCACGGCGCGGTGCCTGCGCCCACGCGCACGCCGCAGTGA
- a CDS encoding GNAT family N-acetyltransferase: MTDVQTEGWVRIIRGGDRVLIRPLHSQDAEMERRFIEALSPVARRFRFLETMKTPSEALLKQLTVLDPATDAAFVAVTVTGSREAPIGVGRFSADRGGKDCEFAVTVADAWQQKGLGTLLMEHLIATARQRGLRNMYSSDAWDNELMRRFAAHMGLRHEPDPDDATQVRYSLDLKPLPPAVNTLAGPGAAR; this comes from the coding sequence ATGACCGACGTTCAAACCGAAGGCTGGGTGCGCATCATCCGCGGCGGCGACCGGGTGCTCATTCGCCCGCTGCATTCGCAGGACGCCGAAATGGAGCGTCGCTTCATCGAAGCGTTGTCGCCGGTCGCACGACGTTTCCGCTTTCTCGAAACGATGAAGACGCCGAGCGAAGCGCTGCTCAAGCAGCTGACGGTGCTCGACCCCGCGACCGATGCGGCCTTCGTGGCGGTGACGGTGACCGGCTCGCGCGAAGCGCCGATTGGCGTGGGCCGCTTCAGCGCCGACCGGGGCGGCAAGGACTGCGAGTTCGCGGTCACCGTGGCCGACGCGTGGCAGCAGAAGGGCCTCGGCACGCTGCTGATGGAGCACCTGATCGCGACCGCCCGCCAGCGCGGCCTGCGCAACATGTACTCCAGCGACGCATGGGACAACGAACTGATGCGCCGGTTCGCCGCGCACATGGGCCTGCGCCACGAGCCCGACCCGGACGACGCCACCCAGGTGCGCTACAGCCTCGACTTGAAGCCGCTGCCGCCGGCCGTGAACACACTCGCAGGGCCAGGGGCGGCGCGCTGA
- a CDS encoding BON domain-containing protein, which yields MTKTDSQIQHDVLAELAWEPSVDAAAIGVEVHEGIVTLAGHVESFNAKWEAERAAQRVSGVKALAIEIDVKLPDSNTRTDADIARSAENVIEWMTYLPKDAVKVLVENGWITLSGQVDWAFQKEGAESGVRSLMGVTGVSDQIVLKAKVAMSAVKDDIETALQRRAHAAARDITVAIDGSDVTLAGTVHSWSERSLARRTAWSTPGVQRVIDHMVVTD from the coding sequence ATGACCAAGACCGACAGCCAGATCCAGCACGACGTGCTCGCCGAACTCGCGTGGGAGCCCTCGGTCGATGCCGCGGCGATCGGCGTCGAGGTGCACGAGGGCATCGTGACGCTCGCCGGCCACGTGGAGAGCTTTAATGCCAAGTGGGAGGCCGAGCGCGCGGCCCAGCGCGTGAGCGGCGTCAAGGCGCTGGCCATCGAGATCGACGTCAAGCTGCCCGACAGCAACACGCGCACCGATGCCGACATCGCGCGCTCGGCCGAGAACGTGATCGAGTGGATGACCTACCTGCCCAAGGACGCGGTCAAGGTGCTCGTCGAGAACGGATGGATCACCCTGAGCGGCCAGGTCGACTGGGCGTTCCAGAAGGAGGGCGCAGAGTCGGGCGTGCGCTCGCTCATGGGCGTGACGGGCGTGAGCGACCAGATCGTGCTCAAGGCCAAGGTGGCGATGAGCGCCGTGAAGGACGACATCGAGACCGCGCTGCAGCGCCGCGCCCATGCGGCGGCGCGCGACATCACGGTGGCGATCGATGGGTCGGACGTGACGCTCGCGGGCACGGTGCACAGCTGGTCGGAGCGCTCACTGGCGCGCCGCACCGCCTGGAGCACGCCGGGCGTGCAGCGCGTGATCGACCACATGGTCGTGACCGATTGA
- a CDS encoding cation:proton antiporter encodes MRFAVVAALTGSFALSQALLSFLWVASGGLGVGFTVTWLVTKVRTSSAPVGDDGGAQILASVLIPFGVYLLAEAMECSGILAAVAAGITMGHSPHAHWQAITRIRRTAVWYTLQLVANGSVFVLLGEQIPSIVAGAGETVRLTGHQNPWWLGVYVLGIVVALAGLRFAWVWTSMMVTFFGMQSLTPISHGQRWRVVAAMSLAGVRGAVTLAGVMTLPLLLGDGAPFPARDLAIALAAGVILMSLVAATVLLPRALRGVALPEASHVVEEDRARAGAAEAAIVALERAQAARLALVSGDAGSAADPYAATTARLIAMYRQRIDPDPAEGATAARRHAADAVDRQLRLLGLRAEREQVLQRGRDRRITEAAQGRMVREIDLQEARYL; translated from the coding sequence ATGCGCTTTGCCGTGGTCGCCGCGCTGACCGGATCGTTCGCCCTGTCGCAGGCGCTGTTGAGTTTTCTATGGGTCGCATCGGGCGGGCTGGGTGTCGGCTTCACGGTGACCTGGCTGGTGACCAAGGTTCGCACGTCGTCGGCACCGGTCGGCGACGACGGTGGCGCGCAGATCCTGGCGAGCGTGCTGATCCCGTTCGGCGTCTACCTGCTGGCCGAGGCGATGGAGTGCTCGGGCATCCTCGCTGCCGTCGCCGCCGGCATCACGATGGGCCACAGCCCGCACGCGCACTGGCAGGCGATCACGCGCATCCGCCGCACCGCCGTGTGGTACACGCTGCAGCTGGTGGCGAACGGCAGCGTGTTCGTGCTGCTCGGGGAGCAGATTCCTTCCATCGTGGCGGGGGCCGGCGAGACGGTGCGGCTCACCGGGCACCAGAATCCGTGGTGGCTCGGCGTGTACGTGCTTGGCATCGTCGTGGCCCTCGCGGGCCTGCGCTTCGCGTGGGTCTGGACTTCGATGATGGTCACCTTCTTCGGCATGCAGTCGCTCACGCCCATCTCGCACGGCCAGCGCTGGCGCGTGGTGGCCGCCATGTCGCTCGCAGGGGTGCGCGGGGCGGTCACGCTCGCGGGCGTGATGACGCTGCCGCTGCTGCTGGGCGATGGCGCTCCGTTTCCGGCGCGCGACCTGGCGATCGCGCTGGCGGCGGGGGTCATCCTGATGTCGCTCGTCGCCGCGACGGTGCTGCTGCCGCGCGCGCTCCGGGGTGTGGCGTTGCCCGAGGCTTCGCACGTCGTCGAGGAGGACCGGGCCCGGGCGGGTGCGGCCGAAGCCGCCATCGTGGCGCTCGAACGCGCGCAGGCAGCTCGCCTGGCACTGGTGTCGGGCGATGCCGGCAGCGCCGCCGACCCGTACGCCGCAACGACCGCCCGTCTGATCGCCATGTACCGCCAGCGGATCGATCCCGACCCCGCCGAAGGCGCCACCGCTGCGCGCCGCCACGCGGCGGACGCCGTCGATCGTCAGTTGCGGCTGCTCGGGCTGCGCGCGGAGCGCGAACAGGTCCTGCAGCGCGGTCGCGACCGCCGGATCACGGAAGCGGCGCAGGGTCGGATGGTGCGCGAGATCGACCTGCAGGAAGCGCGCTACCTCTGA